One stretch of Pontiella desulfatans DNA includes these proteins:
- a CDS encoding GxxExxY protein — protein MKTWLNNSTVIYPELSYSIVGAAMVVHNSLKPGWDERDYHRAMVAVLESRGHVVKSHDRKDLVYRGGVVDGFELDLLVDGLVILELKHLKEGFHPSHYTQIINYLKRWDKRLGLLINYGQEKLRYQRIPFSCSEATVDYVGEWVKLPVEVRDLIRGAVNTINSLVGCGYGAGIYKKLLMAEPGFLGVKAINTCLAPTFSEQCFEEREVDAISVGEDLIVRVSASSSATDLSYLKTYMKHAGAKNGMLVNLNHHEMQLRGVR, from the coding sequence ATGAAAACTTGGCTCAATAACTCAACTGTGATTTATCCAGAATTGTCTTACTCGATTGTCGGTGCGGCAATGGTTGTGCACAATTCGCTGAAGCCGGGGTGGGATGAAAGGGATTACCATAGAGCCATGGTTGCGGTTCTGGAAAGCCGTGGACATGTTGTAAAGAGCCATGATCGAAAGGATCTCGTCTATAGAGGCGGAGTAGTGGATGGCTTTGAGTTGGATTTGCTTGTCGATGGTCTAGTTATTCTGGAATTAAAGCACCTTAAGGAAGGTTTTCATCCATCGCATTATACCCAAATCATAAACTATCTTAAACGCTGGGATAAACGTTTGGGGCTGCTAATCAATTATGGTCAGGAAAAGCTCAGGTATCAGCGAATCCCATTCTCCTGTTCCGAGGCGACTGTCGATTATGTTGGAGAGTGGGTTAAGCTTCCGGTCGAGGTTCGTGATTTGATCCGGGGGGCGGTTAACACGATAAACTCCCTGGTCGGTTGTGGATATGGAGCAGGGATTTATAAAAAGCTTCTGATGGCGGAGCCGGGCTTTCTTGGCGTGAAAGCCATAAACACTTGTCTGGCTCCAACCTTCAGTGAACAGTGCTTTGAGGAACGGGAAGTTGATGCAATATCTGTTGGTGAAGATTTGATAGTCCGGGTTTCGGCCTCTTCGTCTGCAACGGATTTGAGCTATCTTAAGACCTATATGAAGCATGCCGGTGCAAAGAATGGAATGCTTGTGAATTTAAACCATCATGAAATGCAGTTGAGAGGAGTCCGGTAA
- a CDS encoding UbiA-like polyprenyltransferase, with product MIGVLFATEMEARPFLDRGVPEGVVVEISEEMGLEAARIATEKLVKEHGCKTIINAGVCGALNNRLERGAVYRVSMVSMEELKAAVNVGVGIGLKRLVSVQEPVFEPKRKRELSKYGELVDMEGYAVARVCEEHSVPCILIKGVTDFGDGNGKEDIQKHISPVSETVAEAVFQVVNGTSGATAAGPGEATMLKKLHSFTKVEHTIFSLPLLFAGAWIGAGGGMPAVKSLLLIALVGLGARTFGMAVNRILDKNIDARNPRTENRELATGALSMAQGYAVAIVGLAIYFVGCALLGPTVLGLSWFPLIPLTLYSLLKRFTPLCHYGIGVALGMAPLGAFVAITNSLAFPPVLWLLVLFTFCWISGFDVIYALMDIEFDRANGVRSIPAALGSVGAQMVAAVTHLVSFAALVLIWMGTDSVLSTIALLVSAGAFGAAYLQNIPVPVRFFPISAIAGIAGALVVLFGG from the coding sequence ATGATTGGCGTGTTGTTCGCAACAGAAATGGAAGCCCGACCATTCCTCGACCGGGGGGTGCCGGAAGGCGTCGTTGTTGAAATTTCGGAGGAAATGGGACTTGAGGCCGCGCGTATTGCCACGGAAAAGCTGGTGAAGGAGCATGGGTGCAAGACGATCATCAATGCCGGCGTGTGCGGTGCTCTCAACAATCGGCTGGAGCGGGGCGCGGTCTATCGGGTTTCGATGGTCAGCATGGAGGAGTTGAAGGCCGCCGTGAACGTAGGCGTGGGCATTGGCTTGAAGCGTTTGGTTAGTGTTCAGGAACCGGTCTTCGAGCCGAAACGCAAGCGCGAGCTCTCTAAATATGGCGAGTTGGTCGATATGGAAGGCTATGCCGTGGCCCGTGTTTGCGAGGAGCATTCGGTGCCGTGCATCCTGATCAAGGGCGTCACCGACTTCGGCGACGGGAATGGGAAAGAGGATATCCAAAAGCATATTTCCCCGGTTTCGGAAACCGTGGCGGAGGCCGTTTTCCAGGTGGTGAATGGAACTTCCGGAGCAACCGCAGCAGGGCCAGGCGAAGCCACGATGCTGAAAAAGCTGCACTCCTTCACCAAGGTCGAGCACACGATCTTTAGCCTGCCTCTCTTGTTTGCGGGGGCGTGGATCGGGGCGGGTGGGGGGATGCCGGCCGTCAAATCGTTGCTACTGATCGCATTGGTGGGCCTCGGGGCCCGCACCTTTGGCATGGCGGTCAACCGCATCCTCGATAAGAACATCGATGCCAGGAATCCGCGCACGGAAAACCGCGAACTGGCGACGGGTGCGCTTTCGATGGCGCAAGGGTATGCGGTGGCGATTGTTGGATTGGCAATCTACTTCGTCGGCTGCGCGCTCCTCGGGCCCACCGTGCTTGGGCTCTCGTGGTTTCCATTGATTCCGTTGACGCTCTATTCATTGCTGAAGCGCTTTACTCCACTGTGCCACTATGGCATCGGGGTGGCCCTCGGCATGGCGCCGCTCGGGGCATTCGTGGCCATAACCAATTCGCTGGCCTTCCCTCCGGTTTTGTGGTTGCTGGTGCTGTTCACCTTTTGCTGGATTAGCGGATTCGATGTGATCTATGCCCTGATGGATATCGAATTCGACCGCGCGAACGGCGTGCGCAGTATTCCTGCGGCTCTCGGTTCCGTTGGGGCGCAGATGGTGGCGGCCGTTACGCACCTGGTTTCGTTCGCGGCGCTGGTGCTGATTTGGATGGGCACGGATTCGGTTCTCTCAACCATTGCCCTGCTGGTTTCCGCCGGAGCATTCGGTGCGGCCTACTTGCAAAACATCCCGGTTCCCGTTAGATTTTTCCCAATCTCCGCCATCGCCGGCATCGCCGGCGCACTGGTGGTGCTGTTCGGCGGGTAG
- a CDS encoding 1,4-dihydroxy-6-naphthoate synthase, with protein sequence MNGTPITIGYSPCPNDTFIFCQLAKEPDIETHLHDVETLNQWAFEGKFDVTKLSFHAWLLVQDEYELLNVGAALGRGCGPLVIARKGAEAFGGGAEAHLRKCACVAVPGEYTTAHLLLRLWMPEIQNRIFMPFNQIMGAVESGEADAGVIIHEGRFVYKERGFECVQDLGEWWEETTGLPIPLGCIAARKGLAAEIEPRLRRSIHAAFEDPGSTRDYVRQHAQELAEDVTSEHIKTYVNDFTLDLGDEGRTAIRVLQQRARDAGVIQ encoded by the coding sequence ATGAACGGAACCCCCATAACCATTGGCTATTCGCCCTGTCCGAACGACACCTTCATCTTTTGCCAATTGGCGAAGGAGCCGGACATTGAAACGCATTTGCATGATGTTGAAACCCTCAACCAATGGGCTTTCGAGGGAAAATTCGATGTGACGAAGCTCTCGTTCCATGCCTGGCTGCTGGTGCAGGATGAGTATGAACTCCTCAACGTCGGCGCCGCGCTAGGGCGAGGTTGCGGGCCTTTGGTGATTGCTCGAAAAGGAGCGGAAGCGTTCGGGGGCGGGGCTGAAGCACACTTGCGCAAGTGTGCTTGCGTGGCTGTTCCCGGGGAATACACCACCGCCCATCTGTTGCTGCGTCTTTGGATGCCCGAAATCCAGAACCGCATCTTCATGCCGTTCAACCAGATCATGGGGGCCGTGGAGTCGGGCGAAGCCGACGCCGGGGTCATCATTCACGAAGGACGTTTTGTTTACAAGGAGCGCGGGTTCGAGTGCGTCCAGGACTTGGGCGAGTGGTGGGAGGAGACCACCGGGTTGCCCATCCCGCTCGGATGCATTGCCGCCAGGAAAGGGCTCGCGGCGGAAATCGAGCCGCGCCTGCGGAGGTCGATCCATGCGGCCTTCGAAGATCCGGGATCCACCCGGGACTATGTTCGCCAACATGCCCAGGAACTGGCCGAGGATGTGACCAGCGAGCACATTAAAACCTACGTCAACGACTTCACCCTCGATCTCGGCGACGAAGGCCGCACGGCGATTCGTGTGTTGCAACAGAGGGCGAGAGATGCTGGGGTGATCCAATGA
- a CDS encoding menaquinone biosynthesis protein, with protein sequence MKEELIFAGAPYSNSAPLVDKLTEIDPRVRVVNDHPSCLVRDLNAGRADVALIPVAHLFAHPELTMLEGLGVAADGPVKSVLLKCSKKMGQIKTVARDPASATSNALAELLLTKYFRQKIEMLDFQAVEQPDAAVVIGDRALCAAPAPAGDIDLAEAWQKWTKLPFVFAVWAVRRDFPEIETVTQIAHKAYAAGFRATEEIAERYARKLGGSQDFWADYLDHSIHYKLDARDMEGLERFKALLGA encoded by the coding sequence ATGAAGGAAGAATTAATTTTTGCGGGAGCTCCCTACAGCAACTCGGCGCCTTTGGTGGATAAGCTGACCGAGATCGATCCGCGGGTTCGGGTGGTCAACGACCATCCCTCCTGCCTGGTGCGCGACCTTAACGCGGGCCGCGCGGATGTGGCACTGATTCCCGTGGCGCACCTGTTCGCCCACCCGGAGCTGACGATGCTCGAAGGGCTGGGCGTTGCCGCCGATGGGCCGGTGAAGAGCGTGTTGCTCAAATGCAGCAAGAAGATGGGGCAGATCAAAACCGTTGCGCGCGATCCGGCCTCGGCCACCTCTAATGCCTTGGCCGAGTTGTTGCTCACCAAATATTTCCGGCAGAAGATCGAAATGCTCGATTTCCAGGCGGTGGAGCAGCCCGACGCCGCCGTGGTGATCGGCGACCGTGCGCTCTGCGCCGCCCCGGCCCCCGCAGGCGATATCGATCTCGCCGAGGCCTGGCAGAAGTGGACCAAGCTACCCTTTGTTTTTGCGGTCTGGGCCGTGCGGAGGGATTTTCCCGAAATCGAGACCGTCACCCAGATCGCCCACAAGGCCTATGCCGCCGGCTTCCGCGCCACCGAGGAGATTGCCGAACGCTATGCCCGCAAACTCGGTGGATCGCAGGATTTCTGGGCCGATTACCTCGACCATTCCATCCACTACAAACTCGATGCAAGGGATATGGAAGGCCTGGAGCGATTTAAGGCACTGCTTGGGGCCTAG
- a CDS encoding ubiquinone/menaquinone biosynthesis methyltransferase, protein MNSPERDTLISAQENRDMFDRIANNYDVANRAISMGMDKVWRRKTIELLRPFRGGRYLDIGTGTGDLVFEILDQSANVIIDGIDPSEQMLAIAKDKAEKRGTGDAVSFFTADALDLPMEGGTYDGIVSGFCFRNIECRQKALGEMLRVLKPGGMLVVLEATYPDNPLVRLGYRMYTPFVPLIGKMLGGGTAYKYLMDSIEDFPKPSTVTDMFGAAGFSKVQCKPLTFGTVCIFSGKK, encoded by the coding sequence ATGAACTCCCCCGAGCGGGATACGCTGATCTCCGCCCAGGAAAACCGCGATATGTTCGACCGCATTGCGAACAACTACGATGTGGCGAACCGGGCGATCTCGATGGGCATGGACAAGGTGTGGCGCCGGAAAACCATCGAATTGCTGCGGCCGTTCCGCGGCGGGCGCTATCTGGATATCGGTACGGGAACCGGCGATCTGGTTTTTGAGATCCTGGATCAATCGGCCAATGTGATCATCGACGGGATCGACCCTTCGGAGCAAATGCTGGCCATTGCCAAAGACAAGGCCGAAAAGCGCGGGACTGGGGACGCGGTCTCGTTTTTTACGGCGGATGCCCTGGATCTTCCCATGGAGGGCGGAACCTACGACGGCATCGTGTCGGGCTTCTGTTTTCGCAATATTGAATGTCGCCAGAAAGCGCTGGGCGAAATGCTGCGTGTTTTGAAGCCGGGCGGCATGCTGGTGGTGTTGGAGGCGACCTATCCGGATAATCCCCTTGTGCGCCTGGGCTACCGCATGTATACGCCTTTTGTGCCGCTCATTGGTAAAATGCTTGGCGGCGGAACGGCGTATAAATACCTGATGGATTCGATTGAGGATTTCCCTAAACCCAGCACGGTGACCGACATGTTCGGTGCGGCCGGGTTTTCAAAAGTACAATGCAAGCCGCTGACGTTCGGGACGGTGTGCATTTTTTCGGGTAAGAAGTAG
- a CDS encoding assimilatory sulfite reductase (NADPH) flavoprotein subunit — translation MSTQPNHGATGGLDAQLLGQLNQLSQALTPAQLAWVGGYFTGLSAQGGGQALPAGGSGAASAHVLTILYGSQTGHCRSVAEELNEAAQEAGLATELVSMGKFKEKNLKKLKHVAVIISTQGEGEPPDDAQSLVEYLHATKAPKLDDFQYCVLALGDSSYEFYCKTGRDFDERLEELGGKRILDRVDLDVDFDDGAEAWIPKAVEAMKEIIPEGTAPVAAPALGGFGAPAPSVHYSRKKPLKTRLLACQKITGRNSEKDIRHIEIDLEGSGLDYLPGDSLGVWFKNDEELVDDLLTLLEMDPAATVHVHDEPRPVKEALTETFELTLLHPAFVTDYADLIGNEELQKTAEETETLREYVETRQIIDVVREYPGTADPEAFVALLRKLTPRLYSIASSQAEVEEEVHLTLGVVEYEAHGHYHLGGASGYLGHRLKEGEDVLVYVESNDNFRLPEDGSKPIIMIGPGTGIAPFRAFVQERAAQEAPGDNWLFFGNPHFTEDFLYQTEWQEFLEDGVLTRIDLAFSRDQENKVYVQHRIAEQANEIWNWIQRGAHIYVCGDESRMARDVHQALLEVVVEKGGYSTEEAEVYLVQLRKDGRYQKDVY, via the coding sequence ATGTCAACACAACCTAATCATGGAGCAACCGGCGGGCTAGATGCCCAACTCCTCGGCCAGCTCAACCAGCTCTCGCAGGCCCTGACCCCGGCGCAGCTCGCCTGGGTTGGCGGCTACTTCACCGGACTCAGCGCCCAGGGCGGCGGGCAAGCGCTTCCCGCCGGTGGCTCCGGCGCAGCCTCCGCCCACGTACTGACCATTCTCTACGGCTCCCAAACCGGCCACTGCCGCTCCGTGGCGGAAGAGCTCAACGAGGCGGCCCAGGAGGCCGGACTCGCCACCGAGCTCGTTTCCATGGGCAAGTTCAAGGAGAAGAACCTCAAGAAACTCAAGCACGTGGCCGTCATCATCAGCACACAGGGCGAAGGCGAACCGCCGGACGATGCGCAGAGCCTGGTGGAATATCTCCATGCCACCAAGGCCCCGAAGCTCGACGATTTCCAATACTGCGTTCTGGCCCTGGGCGACAGCAGCTATGAATTCTACTGCAAAACCGGCAGGGATTTCGACGAGCGCCTCGAAGAGCTGGGCGGCAAGCGCATCCTCGACCGCGTCGATCTCGACGTCGATTTCGACGATGGCGCCGAAGCTTGGATTCCGAAAGCGGTCGAAGCCATGAAGGAAATCATCCCCGAAGGCACCGCCCCGGTTGCGGCGCCCGCCCTCGGTGGCTTTGGCGCCCCGGCCCCGAGCGTACACTACAGCCGCAAGAAGCCGCTGAAAACCCGCCTGCTGGCCTGCCAGAAGATTACCGGCCGCAATTCTGAAAAGGATATCCGCCACATCGAAATCGATCTCGAAGGCTCCGGCCTCGACTATCTGCCCGGCGACTCCCTCGGGGTCTGGTTCAAGAACGACGAAGAGCTGGTCGATGACCTGCTAACCCTGCTCGAAATGGATCCAGCCGCGACGGTACACGTCCACGACGAGCCCCGGCCGGTCAAGGAAGCCCTGACCGAAACCTTCGAGCTGACCCTGCTGCATCCCGCCTTTGTTACCGACTACGCCGATTTAATCGGAAACGAAGAGTTGCAGAAAACGGCGGAGGAAACCGAAACGCTCCGGGAATATGTGGAAACACGCCAGATCATCGACGTGGTTCGCGAGTATCCGGGCACCGCCGACCCCGAAGCCTTTGTTGCCTTGCTGCGCAAGCTCACACCGCGCCTCTACTCCATCGCCTCCAGCCAGGCCGAAGTGGAGGAGGAAGTGCACCTGACGCTCGGCGTGGTGGAATACGAAGCCCATGGCCACTACCACCTCGGCGGCGCATCCGGCTATCTCGGCCACCGCCTCAAGGAAGGCGAGGATGTGCTGGTCTATGTTGAATCGAACGACAACTTCCGCCTACCGGAAGACGGCTCCAAACCCATCATCATGATTGGCCCCGGCACCGGCATTGCCCCGTTCCGCGCCTTTGTGCAGGAGCGCGCCGCCCAGGAAGCCCCCGGCGACAACTGGCTCTTCTTCGGCAACCCGCACTTCACCGAGGATTTCCTCTACCAGACCGAATGGCAGGAATTCCTCGAAGACGGCGTGCTCACCCGGATCGACCTCGCCTTCTCGCGCGACCAGGAAAACAAGGTCTACGTCCAGCACCGCATTGCCGAGCAGGCCAACGAGATTTGGAACTGGATCCAGCGCGGTGCGCACATCTACGTCTGCGGCGACGAAAGCCGCATGGCGCGCGACGTTCACCAGGCGCTGCTCGAGGTCGTCGTTGAAAAAGGCGGCTACAGCACGGAAGAAGCCGAAGTCTACCTCGTCCAGCTCCGCAAGGACGGGCGCTACCAAAAGGATGTTTATTAA
- a CDS encoding UbiX family flavin prenyltransferase, producing MNLVVAMTGASGALATKLLIEKSQWPVTLVASKMGRVVYEQEVGPFAELEALASEVWKDADLTATIASGSVPTVGMVVMPCSANTLGKVAAGIADSLVTRAAHCQLKEGRRVVLCIREAPWTLLNAQNAVSIAAAGGTIMPMSPPYYMSKGRDPNAVSMAEMLGYYCDHVLALFGQESPKTWEDIR from the coding sequence ATGAATTTGGTTGTGGCCATGACGGGCGCGTCCGGCGCGCTGGCGACGAAGCTGCTGATTGAAAAATCGCAGTGGCCGGTGACGCTGGTCGCCAGCAAGATGGGGCGCGTGGTCTATGAGCAGGAGGTGGGCCCCTTTGCGGAACTCGAAGCCTTGGCATCCGAGGTTTGGAAGGATGCCGACCTGACCGCAACGATTGCATCGGGTTCGGTGCCGACCGTGGGGATGGTTGTTATGCCGTGTTCGGCCAATACGCTGGGCAAGGTTGCGGCGGGCATTGCCGATTCGCTGGTGACGCGCGCGGCCCACTGCCAGCTCAAGGAGGGGCGCAGGGTGGTGCTGTGCATCCGCGAGGCGCCCTGGACCCTGCTCAATGCCCAAAACGCCGTGAGCATTGCCGCCGCCGGCGGAACCATCATGCCGATGTCGCCGCCCTACTATATGTCGAAGGGGCGCGACCCGAACGCGGTGTCGATGGCCGAAATGCTGGGGTATTATTGCGACCACGTTCTTGCGCTGTTCGGGCAGGAATCGCCCAAGACCTGGGAGGATATCCGATGA
- the rpmH gene encoding 50S ribosomal protein L34 — protein sequence MKRTYNPSKIKRARKCGFRKRMATADGRAILKRRRQKGRKRLTAV from the coding sequence ATGAAACGCACATACAATCCTTCGAAGATCAAGCGCGCCCGCAAGTGCGGATTCCGCAAGCGTATGGCAACTGCCGATGGCCGCGCCATCCTGAAGCGCCGCCGCCAGAAAGGCCGCAAGCGCCTTACCGCAGTTTAA
- the cysI gene encoding assimilatory sulfite reductase (NADPH) hemoprotein subunit — protein sequence MNDDYQLTEVEHIKARSRHLRGTIEEGLRDRTTGALPADDTQLTKFHGFYQQDDRDLRDERRHQKLEPLYSFMLRARVPGGVITAEQWKAIDAIARELTGGGLRLTTRQTFQYHGILKHNVKPLIQGINKAMIDSIAACGDVNRNVLCNTNPVESALHQQVYADAVAISKHLMPKTAAYHEIWLDQEKIANFEEEVEPIYGDTYLPRKFKIAVAVPPHNDVDVNGNDLSFVAIVEDGKLLGYDVLAGGGMGNTHGETDTYPQIAKNFGFVKPADICKVAEGIVTTQRDFGDRTNRKHARLKYTIDDMGVEEFKKHVEERSGVTFENAKPYEFTMHSDRYGWTENADGTWNLTLYIEQGRITDAEGQPQMLTGLLKIADLHGGDFRMTATQNLIVAQVAKGKKDTIEKLAKEHGLLRKVSVLRQNSMACVAFPTCTLAMAEAERYLPDLITKLEAIVDKNGLSDQPIVVRMTGCPNGCARPFLAEIAFVGKAPGKYNLMLGGDGKGTRLNKLYRENIGEEEILATLEPLIEQYAKERETGEGFGDYLVRTDVVPAVYDGRDFHKNPEGFISSGI from the coding sequence ATGAACGACGATTATCAACTGACCGAAGTCGAACACATCAAGGCGCGTAGCCGCCATCTGCGCGGAACCATCGAAGAGGGCTTGCGGGATCGCACCACCGGCGCGTTGCCGGCGGACGACACCCAGCTGACCAAGTTCCACGGCTTCTACCAGCAGGACGACCGCGACCTGCGCGACGAGCGCCGTCACCAGAAACTGGAGCCCCTTTATAGCTTCATGCTCCGCGCCCGCGTGCCGGGCGGCGTCATCACCGCCGAACAGTGGAAAGCCATCGATGCCATCGCCCGTGAGCTGACCGGCGGCGGACTCCGCCTCACCACGCGCCAAACCTTTCAATACCACGGTATTCTCAAGCACAACGTTAAGCCGCTGATCCAAGGCATCAACAAGGCCATGATCGACTCCATTGCCGCCTGCGGCGATGTGAACCGCAACGTGCTCTGCAACACCAACCCCGTCGAATCCGCCCTGCACCAGCAGGTCTATGCAGATGCCGTCGCCATCAGCAAACACCTGATGCCGAAGACGGCGGCCTACCACGAAATCTGGCTCGACCAGGAAAAGATCGCCAATTTCGAGGAGGAGGTCGAACCCATCTACGGCGACACCTACCTCCCCCGCAAATTTAAGATTGCGGTCGCGGTTCCCCCGCACAACGACGTGGACGTCAACGGCAACGACCTCAGCTTTGTCGCCATCGTCGAAGATGGCAAGCTACTGGGCTACGACGTGCTGGCCGGCGGTGGCATGGGCAACACCCACGGCGAGACCGATACCTATCCACAGATCGCCAAAAACTTTGGCTTCGTGAAGCCGGCCGACATTTGCAAGGTGGCCGAGGGCATCGTGACCACCCAACGCGACTTTGGCGACCGCACCAACCGCAAACACGCCCGATTGAAATACACCATCGACGACATGGGCGTGGAGGAATTCAAGAAGCATGTCGAGGAGCGATCCGGCGTTACGTTCGAGAACGCCAAGCCCTACGAATTCACCATGCACTCCGACCGCTATGGCTGGACGGAAAACGCCGATGGCACCTGGAACCTGACGCTGTATATCGAGCAAGGCCGCATCACCGATGCCGAAGGCCAACCGCAGATGCTGACCGGCCTGCTGAAGATCGCCGACCTGCATGGCGGCGACTTCCGCATGACCGCCACGCAAAACCTGATCGTGGCGCAGGTGGCCAAGGGCAAAAAGGACACGATTGAAAAGCTGGCCAAGGAGCACGGCTTGCTGCGCAAGGTGAGCGTCCTGCGCCAAAACAGCATGGCCTGCGTCGCGTTCCCGACCTGCACGCTGGCAATGGCCGAGGCCGAGCGCTACCTGCCGGACCTTATTACCAAGCTCGAAGCCATCGTCGACAAGAACGGCCTTTCCGACCAGCCCATCGTGGTCCGGATGACCGGCTGCCCGAACGGCTGCGCCCGCCCCTTCCTGGCGGAGATCGCGTTCGTTGGCAAGGCACCGGGCAAATATAACCTGATGCTCGGCGGCGACGGCAAAGGAACCCGCCTGAACAAGCTCTACCGCGAAAACATCGGCGAAGAGGAAATCCTGGCCACCCTGGAGCCGCTCATCGAGCAATACGCCAAGGAGCGCGAAACAGGCGAAGGCTTCGGCGACTACCTTGTGCGCACCGATGTCGTTCCCGCCGTCTACGACGGACGCGACTTCCACAAGAACCCCGAAGGTTTCATCTCCAGCGGGATCTAA
- the yidD gene encoding membrane protein insertion efficiency factor YidD, translating into MRNPAVSVLIVLVKGYQNIVSPWLGQRCRFHPTCSQYCIEALRQHGMVFGLWLAAKRICKCHPFHPGGFDPVPKPKK; encoded by the coding sequence ATGAGAAACCCCGCCGTCAGCGTGTTGATCGTGTTGGTCAAAGGCTACCAGAATATCGTCAGCCCTTGGCTCGGGCAACGCTGCCGCTTCCATCCCACCTGCTCGCAGTATTGCATTGAAGCCCTGAGGCAACATGGTATGGTTTTCGGTCTTTGGCTTGCGGCGAAAAGAATTTGCAAATGCCATCCGTTCCATCCGGGCGGGTTCGACCCGGTGCCGAAACCCAAGAAATGA
- the rnpA gene encoding ribonuclease P protein component yields the protein MPKPHERESDCSIDSSPPKSGLDRCLSKQQRLTRSSLFSETFSQNRKWVGRFMVLWLRSGEGAALRLGVVTSKKVHLRANKRNLARRRLREAYRNLRPYFSGDFDIILVGRRSILGAEWREVVREMLKLAQKAGLITDENLNNAELEFFHHEGATHPKGIQNKPS from the coding sequence ATGCCGAAGCCCCACGAGAGGGAGTCGGACTGCTCCATCGACTCAAGCCCGCCGAAAAGCGGGCTTGATCGTTGTTTATCCAAACAGCAACGCCTCACCCGCTCCTCGCTCTTCTCGGAAACTTTTTCCCAGAACCGGAAATGGGTTGGGCGTTTTATGGTTCTGTGGCTGCGTAGCGGCGAAGGTGCCGCGCTCCGGTTGGGCGTGGTGACCAGCAAGAAAGTCCACCTGCGGGCCAACAAGCGCAATCTTGCGCGACGCCGCCTGCGCGAAGCCTACCGGAACCTTCGCCCCTATTTCTCCGGCGATTTCGACATCATACTGGTCGGACGCCGCAGCATACTCGGCGCCGAGTGGAGGGAGGTCGTCCGCGAAATGCTGAAACTGGCGCAAAAAGCCGGATTGATCACCGACGAAAACCTGAACAACGCCGAGCTGGAATTTTTTCACCACGAAGGCGCAACGCACCCGAAGGGCATTCAAAACAAGCCTTCGTGA